The bacterium DNA window CAATATGTAAAATATACTTGACACAGCTCCTAGGGGGCCTCATCCATGGTCCCATGAAAGATGACCTCCGCACCGAAGTCCGCCGTCTGCGCTTCCAGAACGGCGAGATGACCCAGGAAGAGCTGGCGTCGAAGGTCGGCGTGAGCCGCCAGACGATCATCGCGATCGAGAAGGGCAAGTACAACCCCTCGGTCGGTCTGGCACTGCGGATCGCGCGCGCGTTCGGCGTGCGCGTCGAGGACGTGTTCGCGCTCGAGGACGAAGAACTGCTGGAGGCCCGCGATGACGAGATTGGCTGACCGGATCGGCTGGCACCCGACCACCGCGACCCTGATCGGCGCGACCCTGGTGATCGGCGGCATCCTGCTCGCGGAGATCAGCTGGTGGTTCGTCGCGCTGTCGGGAGTCGGCGCCTTCGGGCCCGGCATCCTGCGAGAGCTGGGCTGGCTGCGCGACAACGACGAGTTCGCCCGGCGCGCCGCCCAGCGCGCGGGCTACCACGCCTACCTGGCGGCCGGACTCGCGGCCTTCGTGATGATTGCCTACATCCGCTCCGGCGAACGCCACCTGAAGCACCCGGAGGAGCTGTCGACGCTCTTCCTGGTCCTGCTCTACTTCACCTGGCTGCTGAGTTCGCTGCTGTCGTTCTGGGGGGCGCGGAAGGCCGCGTCGCGCATCCTGATCGGCTTCGGGATCGCCTGGCTGATGTTCTGCGTCGCGGACAGCTGGCAGCAGCCGCTGGGGCTGCTGATGCACTCGCTGGTGGCGGCGCCCTTCTTCCTGCTGGCGGCGCTGGCGCGGCGCTGGCCGCGGATCGCGGGCGCGCTGCTGGTCGGGGCCGGCGTGTTCTTCTACGTCTTCTTCGACTTCTACTCCGACCAGCGCGGCGGGCTGATCAACAACAGCGTGACGGCGGTCCTGCTGGTGGGACCGCTGGTGGCCAGCGGGGCGGCGCTGCTCGGAGACCGGGAACGCCACGCGGCCCAACCGTGAAATGACACCGTGGCGAATACCCTGATCGCACCGTGCAAAGGGAGGGCCTGACCATGAAAAACCTGCTGATGTCCGCATGGATCCTCACATTCGGCGTCCCGGCCGTCGCAACGGCCGACACGGCGTCGCTCGAGATCGCCCGGGAGGCGTTCGACCTTCGTCTGGCCGGTCGGGTGGACGACGCGGTCCAGCGGTTGGAGGCGGGGCTGGCCGCCGATTCGACGCAGGCGGTCCTGTTCTACGAACTCTCCCGGACCAGGATGTTCCTCATGGAGTTCGAGGGCATGCAGGCCGCCATCGAGAAAGCCGTGGCGCTCGCGCCGGACAACGCCGACTACCACTACTTCGCCGGTCTGGCGACCGCCTACTCGCTCATCAACGCGGCGCACCGGGGCCGAGAGGAGCAGGCCAAGCAGTTCGCGGGCAGCATCATCGAGGAGCTGGAGTCCGCCCTGCGCTGCGACCCGGACCACCACGAGGCCAGATGTTTGCTGGTTCAGCAGTTCTCGGTCATGGCCGAGGAGATGGGCTGGGACATGGA harbors:
- a CDS encoding helix-turn-helix transcriptional regulator; amino-acid sequence: MKDDLRTEVRRLRFQNGEMTQEELASKVGVSRQTIIAIEKGKYNPSVGLALRIARAFGVRVEDVFALEDEELLEARDDEIG